The region AATTCCGTGTGAGTCGTAGAACTCCACGAGGTCATTCTTTTCGATGGTCTTCTTCCTTTCTATTGTCCTCTCAACAAGAGAGATCCCCTTGGACACTGTGTCTCTGTATCTTCGTTCTTCAAGTTCAAGGATTTCCTGAATGGTTTCCATGGGTACATCGAAGCTGAAGTCCTTCAGAATCTTCTTGTGGAGGCTTATAAGGTCGAACAGATCGAGCTTAAGACCAAGCTCGTCAGCCATTCTTAGGCTTCTCCTGATTATCAGCCTTGCAATGTAGCCCGAACCTGCGTTTGAGGGAACAAGAGCGTCTCCAAGCATGAACAGTATTGTCCTCGTGTGGTCTGCAAGGGCATATACCTTCTCAAGCGGGACCACGATCTCCTCAAGCTCTTCCACACTGATACCGAATTTTCCGGCTATGTTCTTTCTGAGTTCGAGCAGCTTTTCTCCACGAAGGGAGCCCATAACTCCTGCCAGTTTGGAGCTTTCTGCTATGATTTCTCTGACCTTTTCGTCCTCTCTTGAGAATGGTATGTTGCTGTTCTCGAAAATGGCATCGACAACCTTCCCGAATATGGCGTCATAAACTGTAGGTGTTCCCTGTGATGCCCATACGAACCTTTCAAGACCGTAGCCAGTGTCAACAATGTAATTTGCCATCTTCCTGTATTTCACGCCCTTTATTTCGATATCTCCCTCGGGATGCTCCTCAAGATTCATGAAAACCAGCGTGGCGAGCTCAAGCCCTCCAACTATTGCCTCGAGGCATGGTCCTGCGTTGCCACCACCTGCCCATGGCTCCTCCTTGTAAACTATGTCCTCTTTCCTGACTCCAAGCTCCTCAAGCAGCTCTGTACAGTATTTTACGGTTTCGCTCTTCCAGTATATCTCCTGACCGGGATAGTTAAATGCATGGTGAGCCATCATCTCAAAAAGTGTGAGGTGTCGTCCGGTCCTCCCCACTGAATCGAGGTCGTCTGTTCTGATGCACGGCTGGGATATTGTGAGCGGGTTGGCAGGAGGTGGTGCGACGCCTGAGGTTACAAATGGCTGGAAATCTGCTATGCTTGCGATCGTGAGATATATATCGTCTCTCCATCTTGCCACAACCGGATATCTCTCTATTCTCTCGTGCCCTCTTTTCTCGAAGAATGAAAGGTAGTATTCCCGCATTTCATCGAGGGAGAATTTTTTTCTGAAGACAGGACTATCGATGAACGTGTAGGTTCCACATGGTGGATCTCCACAAATCTCTCTGCCCTCGTCAGCAGTCCAGAAGTACTTTCCGCATTTTGGACACTTCTTTCTGACAAAACCGTTCTCTGCCAGGTATGTGATATCCAGATATTCTTTATCGAGACTCATCAGGAAAATAGGGTTGGGAGAAGGATATAATCTTTACTGTTCGAGCCTTTTTCTCAGCTCGAGGTATTTTTCGAGGGTCATGTTGTCCGAATATACGGTCAGTGCAACCTCAAATTCACCGGTAACAACATTCCTGGTTGCGTAGGCTCTTATTCCACTGCCGGAACTCATTGCACTTCCAAGTGTGTAGCCCTTCCTCACAAGCTCCTCAATTTTCTCGAGGGGAGCGTCGTAAACATAAATGTTGACAGCTTTTTTTGAGGCAAAGATCTCTCTGACTTCATCAAGAAAGTCTTTCAGCACGATATCGAGGTCCATGTGCATTACTCGGTTTGAAACTATTTTAAGCTAACCCTATCTCTTCCTCGTACAGGTAGCAGCTCGGATCATCTCCCCACAGGTCCCCGAACCTCATGGCTCTCAGCCTGAAACCTCCGCATACGCTCTTGAATTTACAGCCTCCACATTTCTTTCCTCTGATGTATTCCGTCTTCTTTCTGAGCTTTATGAGCAGATCATCTTCGGGGTTAAGCCAGATATCACTGAACCTCCTCTCTCTGATGTTTCCCACCGTATGGTCGAACCAGAACTGGTTTGGATGCACGTTTCCGAACATATCAACGTCAGCTATCCTGAATCCAGAGCTATCCCCTCCTCTGTATCTCAGGAATCTGAGTGCGTCCTCGGCAAGACTCTCGTCCATTTCCTTCAGCTTCAGGTAGAAGAATACACCATCTGCCGGGTTATCTGTTGTCAAAAGCTCTGTTTTTTCCTTAGAATCCCTCAACTCTATTGCTTTCTCGAATAACCACTCCATGAGGTTTCTTCTCTCTTTGAAATCAATGTCTATCTCGAAGTCCGCCCTTCCAGAGGGGACAAGATGATACAGGCAGAATCTTGGAATTTCATGCTCCACCAGGATGTCTATTACCTCTGGAACCTCCTTGAGGTTCAGTTTGGTAACGGTAAACCTTATTCCTGTGAGAAGCCCCGCCTCCTTTGCGTTCAGGATTCCGTTAAGAGCATTGTCAAATGCACCCTTTAACCCCCTGAATCTGTCGTTTGTGTCTGGAAGGCCGTCTATGCTTATCCCAACGTAATCCACCTTCAGTTCGGCAAGCCTTTCAGCAACAACATCGTTAATGAGCGTTCCGTTTGTTGATAGGGATACGTAAAGGCCCTTTGATTTGGCATACTCTATCAGCTCGAAGATGTCTTCCCTCATCAGCGGTTCTCCACCGCTGAGAAGCAAAACCGGGACCTTCATTTCTGCCAGATCATCGATGAATTCATTTGCCTCATCTGTTGTAAGCTCTCCTTTTTTCTTCGCTCCAGCATCGGCGTAGCAGTGAACGCACTTGAGGTTGCACCTTGCTGTGGTGTTCCATACGGTAACCGGAATGGGCTTCTTGCTGGCCTCAACGAGTTTTTTTGGAATCTTTTCTCTGCTACCATACGTAAGCCTTTCCGAGACAGTGATTTCTCCACCAACCATCTTGCTCAGACCGATCATTCTTTCAACCTCTCGGCAATGAATATGGTGATATCTTTTATATTTAATCCTCCACTACTGTTTTTCAGGTTTCTGTAGCAGTAAGGGCAGGAGGTTACGACAACCTCTGCACCAGTTTTTTCGAGCTGGGCAACCCTCATGTCCCTGACAGCTCTTGAAATGTCTCTGTACGAGAGCTTAACACCCCCTCCACCTCCACAGCAGAACGAACTCAAACCGTGCTGTTCGGCTTCCACCAGCATCCCAATCTTTCCGAGCACAACCCTCGGCTCTTCAACCACTTTCATGTGTCTGGCGAGATGACAGGAATCGTGAAAGGCAATCCTGATGTTCTCTTTCCTCAAACCAAGTTTGTTGGCATTCTCTGCGAGAAATTCAACCATGTGCTGGACTTCTGCACCAATTTCGCCGAACTTTCGATAATCCCTTGCAATCGTTCTGTAACAACCCGGACACGATACAATTATCCTCTTTGCTCCTGTTTTTTCAACAATTTCTCGCAATCTTTCAAAGTTTCTTCTTGCAAATTTTTCGCTCCCTCCCGTTCTCAGAGTTGTGGATCCGCAGCAGTATTTGAACTCTATTGCAAATCTCACACCAATTCTTTCTAGAATTTTCACGCTGCTTTCGAAAATTTCACGCTCTCTCAGGAGGGACGTGCATCCCGGATAGTACAGTATATCGACTTCCCCGGAAGGGTCGTAGGTTTCAACGTCAATTCCATAGGGATTTCCCGATCTGTCCATTTTTCTGAAAAACTCAGACAGTCTCTCAGGCACAGCACCGATTTCAACGAATCTCTTTCTTGCTGTTTCAAGCAGGTTTGTAACCTCCACACCTGATGGGCAGACAACCTCGCACATCGCACATGTCAGGCAGCTGAACGCCGATTTTATCAGCTCAGAATCGTTTTCAGCGTGGAATGAAAGGATTATTCTCCCTCTGGGACTCAGATGCTCCCACTTTGTTGCGAGGTATGTGGGGCAGTCAACAATGCACCTCCCGCACTTTGCACACCTCAAAGTCCAGACGCTTACGGATTCAGTATGTTCCCGGTGTCGAGGCACCTTTTCAACCTCCTGTAAAGATCATTTTCCTTAACATCCCACCTCCTGCCAGCCCCATGCTCTCCAATTGTAGCTTCAAATTTCTCTGCAATGCTGTACAGTTCTTCAGCGAACATAAGAGAGCTGCTGAAGTCGTTCGAGACTATTGCGGGGTGGATGTTTGCCGTATCGAGATGGCCGTAGATGTAAACTTCAGCGCTGTACCTTTCTTCAAGAGAGTACACTGCACTGATGAACCCGGCCAGTTTTGAAAACGGAACAGCAAAATCCTCTGCGGCATATATTCTCGTTCCCTTTTTTGCTATCTCGACACCGAGAGTCTCTCTCATTTCCCAGAATTTCCGTTCCTCTCTGCCCTCAAGCTTTTCATACCTTATACCCAGTTTATCCATCTCTGATTCGGACGTGAAGAACTCAACGGCTATAAGTTCCTCTGCCCCCAGGTCCAGCAATTCGACACATCGGCGGTCAATGAACTCCACGGCGTCAGGCAACAGTTTTAAAATCCTTTTCAGAATGACAGGCAATTCTGAGAGTTCCGATACCCTCACAAGCGCAGTATGTCTGCACTCTGGAAGTGGCAGGGTCTTCAGGTATATGCCAGTAATTATCCCGAATCTACCCTCACTTCCTGCAAATATGCCGGCAGCGCATTCCGGATTTCTGTGTGTTCTGGAGCCAGTGTTGATGGTCTCACCGTCCGGCAGCACCGCTTCAACTCCCGTAACGAAATTTCTTATTGAGCCATACTTCAGTCCCCTTTTCCCTCCACCGTTGTTGGCCACAAAACCCCCGATAGTTGCGATTCTGACACTCCCCGGCTCTGGGGGAAGAAATAGGCCGTGCTTTTCAAGCTCCTTTTTCAGATCGTGGATGATCGCTCCAGCCTGAACGTATGCGACCATGTCTTCCTCGTAAATTTCGATTCTGTCCATTTTCTTCATGTCCACTACAATCGAATTCGAGGGAACCGCTCCACCTGAAGTACCGGTCCCGCTACCTCTCGGTGTTACCGGAATTGAGTGGCGAGCTGCCAGTTTCAAAAGGTCGGATATCTCAGACTGGCTTTCTGGCCTTACAACTGCCAGAGCATTGCCTGTAAAAGGACTTGCGTCTGTAGAATATGCCTTGAGGGCTGCAGTGCCGAACAGGACATCATCCTGACCAAATATGCTTATCAGCTTTTCTTCAAGCTTGGTCTCTGGCACAATAGAAACTGTATGCGGAATTATAAATATTTCACTGAATGAAAAATTATACTGATTGATAGTTAAAAATCAGAGTATTATCTCTATTCCAAGTTTTTCGGCCAGCTCCTTGTACCTGTTTCTGATTGTAACTTCCGTGACTCCAGCTACCTCTGCGACTTCTCTCTGGGTTCTCCTTTCTCCGCTTAGGATGGATGCGATGTATATTGCCGCGGCGGCAACTCCGGTAGGCCCTCTACCACTCGTAAGCTCCTTCTCCTCGGCCTTCTTGATGATCTCAATCGCCTTTTTCTGAACCTCTCCGCTCAGCCCAAGGGCCGTGCAGAACCTCGGTATGTAATCTGCCGGACTTGTGGGCATAAGCTTGAGTCCCAGTTCTCTTGCGATGAACCTGTAAGTCCTTCCAACTTCCTTTCTGTCCACTCTTGAGTATGCGGCTATCTCATCAAGGGTTCTCGGAACGCCAGCCTGTCTGCATGCTGCATAGAGCGCAGCGGCAACCACACCTTCTATACTCCTGCCCCTTACAAGGTTCTTCTCCACCGCCTTTCTGTAGATGACGGATGCAATTTCTCTGACACTCTTCGGCAGACCGAGAGCTGATGCAAGCCTGTCAAGCTCTGAAAGAGCGAAGGCAAGGTTTCTCTCGGTAGCGTTACTTATCCTTATTCTTCTCTGCCATTTTCTCAGCCTGAAGAGCTGAGCCCTGTTTCTGACCGAAATGGCCTTGCCGTAATAATCCTTGTTCGCCCAGTCTATTATCGTAGTGAGACCCTTGTCGTGTATGGTGTATGTGATGGGCGCTCCAACTCTTGCCCTCTTCTCCTTCTGCTCACTGTCGAAAGCCCTCCACTCTGGACCGGAATCGATAAACGTCTCTTCAATGACATAACCACAATCCTGACAGAGGAATTCACCTCTTCTGTAATCCCTGATGAGCCGTGGGCTTCCACACTCGGGACAGACCTCAATTGTTTCTTCTCTTTCTACTTCCCTTCTTTCCAGTTCCTTTTCTCTTTCCTTCCTTTCGATTTCCTTTTCCCTTACCCTTTCTACCTCTACCATCTTCCACCACCGTGAAAAGAATATCCTCCTCGATAATCCTCCTCTTGAAGGGTTTTACAACAAGAAATGGGTTCCTCACCGGGCCGATAATGTCATAAACAAAGCCAATCTTTTCCATCCTCTTGTTGTATACTGGAGAACCCTCCTTTGGGAGATAATCCGGAACTGACGATAGTATCACGTTACCCGTTTTTGATATGTGCAAAACCCTTCCTATTTTTTTTAGCACAAGTCTTACTTTTCTCAGGTCGAATATATAAACATTTCGAAAATGATATATTTTTTACCCGGTTCGGAATTAAAAATTTTTTGGGAATTCTTTCCGTTCCCAGGTGAAATCCTGACCCCTTCACTCCTCTACCGGGACAGTTTCTGGAGATGCATCTCAGCTGGGTGAATAATAATTAATCACCAACTTTTTATATGTTTTACACGATTTCGATTCATGGATCCAGCGTACGTTGTGGCGTATGGGATTCTGACGGTATTCTTTACGCTCGCAATCCTCACATTTGCTATATGGTTCCTTTCACTGCTTTTCGGGAGGGAAAGAGGTTCGAAAAAAGAGCACCCTTCTGGCAAAACTGACGTTAATCTGATTGCTGCTGCGGTCTCAGCTGTTAAAGCCTTCGAAGATGAGGGCATAACTGTGCCCGTGATAGAGAGGGAAGGAACCAGATGGAAAATGTCCTACAGGTGGTAAAATTGCTGGGAGAGCTGCTGATGATTGCCATAGCTCTGCTTCTGATTTATCTCGGCATATACAGGAAAATGGAACCTCTCTTACTTGTTCCTATAGGGTTTGGGGCAATGCTCGTTAACATCCCATCATCGGACATGGCCGTAAACGGCATCTTGGCATTATTCGTTGAATATCTGATAAAAACCGAGATAGTCCCCCTCCTGATATTTCTGGGCATTGGTGCGCTGATAGATTTTGGGCCGCTGATAGCAAATCCGATGACCTTTCTCCTTGGTGCAGCAGCGCAGATTGGTGTCTTTGTAGCTTTCATGCTTGCAACGCTGCTCGGTTTCAATCTTGCTGAGGCTGCCAGCATAGGCATCATTGGCGGGGCGGATGGCCCCACGACAATCTATATCACCACCGCTCTCTCCCCTCATCTTCTCGCTGCAACTGCTGTTGCGGCCTACAGCTACATGTCCCTTGTCCCGCTCATTCAGCCTCCGGTCATAAAAGCACTCACGTCCCGGGAAGAGCGTAGGATGAGAATGAAGCCATTGAGAGAGGTCTCAAAAAATGAAAAAATAGCCTTTTCAGTTGTCGTAACTCTCGTAACGGGCTCCCTCGTTCCTTCAGCTTTACCACTTGTGGGCATGCTGATGGCAGGGAACCTTTTCAGGGAGAGTGGCGTTACAGACAGACTCGCAAAAGGTGCAAGCGAGGAACTGCTGAACATAATGACCATAATCCTCGGGCTGAGCATAGGCTCGACGATGCAGGCTTCCTCGTTCCTCCGGCTTGATACACTCTTCGTTCTGACGCTCGGTGTTGTTGCGTTCGCTTCAGCAACAGCAGGCGGTGTGCTCCTCGCAAAGCTGATGAACCTGTTTTTGAGGGAGAAGATAAATCCGATGATCGGTGCTGCAGGAGTTTCAGCCGTTCCGATGTCAGCGAGGGTTGTTCAGAGGCTTGCTGCTGAGGAAGATCCAGACAACTTTGTCCTGATGCATGCAATGGGGCCGAATATTGCCGGAGTCATAGGGACTGCGGTTGTTGCCGGAGCGTTCATTCAGCTACTGGGTATGTAAAAATACTTTTTGAGAACTTTGACTCTATCTCCAATAGCTTTTTCGAGATCAGATATGTTTTTTACGGGCCTGCTCAGGGCTATTTTTGAAGCCGTTCCTTTTCCTATCCCCGGTACGGATTCGATCTGCAGGAGTGTGGCGCGGTTTATGTCTATTTTCGGCAGAGCCGTTACGCTCCTTCTCCCGTAATCTATCACTCTGGCATCCAGAATCGTGTTTCTTTC is a window of Geoglobus acetivorans DNA encoding:
- a CDS encoding heterodisulfide reductase-related iron-sulfur binding cluster is translated as MPRHREHTESVSVWTLRCAKCGRCIVDCPTYLATKWEHLSPRGRIILSFHAENDSELIKSAFSCLTCAMCEVVCPSGVEVTNLLETARKRFVEIGAVPERLSEFFRKMDRSGNPYGIDVETYDPSGEVDILYYPGCTSLLREREIFESSVKILERIGVRFAIEFKYCCGSTTLRTGGSEKFARRNFERLREIVEKTGAKRIIVSCPGCYRTIARDYRKFGEIGAEVQHMVEFLAENANKLGLRKENIRIAFHDSCHLARHMKVVEEPRVVLGKIGMLVEAEQHGLSSFCCGGGGGVKLSYRDISRAVRDMRVAQLEKTGAEVVVTSCPYCYRNLKNSSGGLNIKDITIFIAERLKE
- a CDS encoding Gar1/Naf1 family protein — protein: MLKKIGRVLHISKTGNVILSSVPDYLPKEGSPVYNKRMEKIGFVYDIIGPVRNPFLVVKPFKRRIIEEDILFTVVEDGRGRKGKGKGNRKEGKRKGTGKKGSRKRRNN
- a CDS encoding radical SAM protein, whose protein sequence is MIGLSKMVGGEITVSERLTYGSREKIPKKLVEASKKPIPVTVWNTTARCNLKCVHCYADAGAKKKGELTTDEANEFIDDLAEMKVPVLLLSGGEPLMREDIFELIEYAKSKGLYVSLSTNGTLINDVVAERLAELKVDYVGISIDGLPDTNDRFRGLKGAFDNALNGILNAKEAGLLTGIRFTVTKLNLKEVPEVIDILVEHEIPRFCLYHLVPSGRADFEIDIDFKERRNLMEWLFEKAIELRDSKEKTELLTTDNPADGVFFYLKLKEMDESLAEDALRFLRYRGGDSSGFRIADVDMFGNVHPNQFWFDHTVGNIRERRFSDIWLNPEDDLLIKLRKKTEYIRGKKCGGCKFKSVCGGFRLRAMRFGDLWGDDPSCYLYEEEIGLA
- a CDS encoding OadG family transporter subunit, with the translated sequence MDPAYVVAYGILTVFFTLAILTFAIWFLSLLFGRERGSKKEHPSGKTDVNLIAAAVSAVKAFEDEGITVPVIEREGTRWKMSYRW
- a CDS encoding sodium ion-translocating decarboxylase subunit beta yields the protein MIAIALLLIYLGIYRKMEPLLLVPIGFGAMLVNIPSSDMAVNGILALFVEYLIKTEIVPLLIFLGIGALIDFGPLIANPMTFLLGAAAQIGVFVAFMLATLLGFNLAEAASIGIIGGADGPTTIYITTALSPHLLAATAVAAYSYMSLVPLIQPPVIKALTSREERRMRMKPLREVSKNEKIAFSVVVTLVTGSLVPSALPLVGMLMAGNLFRESGVTDRLAKGASEELLNIMTIILGLSIGSTMQASSFLRLDTLFVLTLGVVAFASATAGGVLLAKLMNLFLREKINPMIGAAGVSAVPMSARVVQRLAAEEDPDNFVLMHAMGPNIAGVIGTAVVAGAFIQLLGM
- a CDS encoding transcription initiation factor IIB — encoded protein: MVEVERVREKEIERKEREKELERREVEREETIEVCPECGSPRLIRDYRRGEFLCQDCGYVIEETFIDSGPEWRAFDSEQKEKRARVGAPITYTIHDKGLTTIIDWANKDYYGKAISVRNRAQLFRLRKWQRRIRISNATERNLAFALSELDRLASALGLPKSVREIASVIYRKAVEKNLVRGRSIEGVVAAALYAACRQAGVPRTLDEIAAYSRVDRKEVGRTYRFIARELGLKLMPTSPADYIPRFCTALGLSGEVQKKAIEIIKKAEEKELTSGRGPTGVAAAAIYIASILSGERRTQREVAEVAGVTEVTIRNRYKELAEKLGIEIIL
- a CDS encoding FAD-binding protein; this translates as MPETKLEEKLISIFGQDDVLFGTAALKAYSTDASPFTGNALAVVRPESQSEISDLLKLAARHSIPVTPRGSGTGTSGGAVPSNSIVVDMKKMDRIEIYEEDMVAYVQAGAIIHDLKKELEKHGLFLPPEPGSVRIATIGGFVANNGGGKRGLKYGSIRNFVTGVEAVLPDGETINTGSRTHRNPECAAGIFAGSEGRFGIITGIYLKTLPLPECRHTALVRVSELSELPVILKRILKLLPDAVEFIDRRCVELLDLGAEELIAVEFFTSESEMDKLGIRYEKLEGREERKFWEMRETLGVEIAKKGTRIYAAEDFAVPFSKLAGFISAVYSLEERYSAEVYIYGHLDTANIHPAIVSNDFSSSLMFAEELYSIAEKFEATIGEHGAGRRWDVKENDLYRRLKRCLDTGNILNP
- the alaS gene encoding alanine--tRNA ligase yields the protein MSLDKEYLDITYLAENGFVRKKCPKCGKYFWTADEGREICGDPPCGTYTFIDSPVFRKKFSLDEMREYYLSFFEKRGHERIERYPVVARWRDDIYLTIASIADFQPFVTSGVAPPPANPLTISQPCIRTDDLDSVGRTGRHLTLFEMMAHHAFNYPGQEIYWKSETVKYCTELLEELGVRKEDIVYKEEPWAGGGNAGPCLEAIVGGLELATLVFMNLEEHPEGDIEIKGVKYRKMANYIVDTGYGLERFVWASQGTPTVYDAIFGKVVDAIFENSNIPFSREDEKVREIIAESSKLAGVMGSLRGEKLLELRKNIAGKFGISVEELEEIVVPLEKVYALADHTRTILFMLGDALVPSNAGSGYIARLIIRRSLRMADELGLKLDLFDLISLHKKILKDFSFDVPMETIQEILELEERRYRDTVSKGISLVERTIERKKTIEKNDLVEFYDSHGIPPETVVEIAKSKGVNIELPQDFYAELAGRHAKSEKKEKKKLLSKEYPPTEKLYYNSKLFEFDARVIGIEGEYVILDRTAFYPESGGQDSDTGYIEYGGTKIEVTEVVEENGVVLHRVAGKIPEGSEIRGAINQERRLRHMRHHSATHLLLYALQKKLGKHVWQAGAKKEYGKTRLDVTHYKKLTDREIREIELEVNREIMANRDVTWEFMDRIKAEQTYGFRLYQGGVPPGREIRVVRVGDDVQACGGTHVEKTGEIGVFKILRVESIQDGVLRFEFAAGEAALEHIAREESLLRESSSILRVQPEILPKTVQRFFDEWKDQKKEIEKLQERVAELVAEKLALNAESYEDVKIVVENLNERPEQLAKTGIELAKKGYAGILFADYNGAKIVAFSGDDRVDARDLMKIAGRLSKGGGGGRKDLAQGAGERIPDKDEVVAEIITFLRKIL